ATCCCAGTGACCTTCCGCGCAGCAGGCACTAGCTTATCAGGACAAGCCTTGTCAGATTCAGTACTGATCATGCTTACCTCTGATTGGCGCGAACATAAAGTATTAAACAACGGCGAACAGATCTGGTTACAACCAGGCATTATCGGAGCCGAAGCGAATAAGATCTTAGCCCCTTACCAACGTAAGATCGGTCCAGATCCAGCCTCTATCAACACCTGTAAAATTGGTGGTATTGCTGCAAACAATTCATCAGGTATGTGTTGTGGTACTGCGCAAAACAGTTACCAAACCTTAGCCGGTATGACAGTTGTACTAGCCGACGGTACGGTACTGAATACCTTAGACAATTACAGTGTTGCACAGTTTAAAATGAGTCATAGCGAGATGCTTGATGATCTGACTAAACTAGCGCAAGCATGTAAAGACAATACCGCATTGGCAGACAAGATCAGCCACAAATATCGCCTTAAAAACACCACTGGTTATAGCCTTAACTCATTAACCGATTACAGCGATCCAATTGATATATTACAGCATTTGTTTATTGGCTCGGAAGGCACATTAGGCTTCATTGCCGACGTTACTTATAATACGGTAATCGATCATAGCTTTAAAGCCACAGGTCTGTATTTGTTTGCCGATATTGAACAAACCTGTTTAGCCGTAAGCGCACTTGCTAACACCAGCATTGCAGCTGTAGAGTTAATGGATAACCGCGCCTTAAATTCAGTTGCAGACAAACCTGGTATGCCAGACTTTATTACCCAACTTGCCGCTGAACATAATACCGAAGCCGCAGCATTATTGGTTGAAATCCACGCTGAAAACGAAACATCGTTAAATCAACAAATCGCTGAAATCAGCACTTTGATTAATCAATTCAATCCTACTGAAGCGGTTGAGTTTAGTACCGATACCAAGATCTATAATCAATTATGGGCAATCCGTAAAGAGCTATTCCCCGCAGTGGGCGCGGTACGTGAAGTGGGTACAACCGTAATCATCGAAGATGTTGCCTTCCCTATTGAACAATTGGCCGCAGCGGTACGTGACTTAGAGATCCTATTTAAAAAATACCATTATGATGAAGCAATCATCTTTGGTCATGCGTTAGCAGGTAATTTACACTTTGTATTTACCCAAGCATTCGAAACAGAAAAAGAGATTAATCGTTACAGTGGTTTCATGGACGATGTGGCCCAGTTAGTCGCAGTCGAATATCAAGGTTCATTAAAAGCCGAACATGGTACCGGCCGTAACATGGCTCCGTATGTCGAGCTTGAATGGGGCAGCGAAGGTTATGCCTTGATGCAAGAGATCAAACGCATCTTTGATAAAACAGGGATTTTAAACCCTGGCGTGATCTTAAATGATAATAAAAATAGCCACATCACCGATTTAAAAATCATGCCAGCAGCAGATGATATTATTGATAAGTGTATTGAATGTGGTTTCTGTGAACCGGTTTGCCCGTCACGAGAATTATCGTTAACGCCCCGACAACGTAATACCGTATACCGTGAGATCAGCCGCTTACAGCGTAGCCAAGACGACCCATCACGTCTGGCCGAATTAGAGAAATCATTTAAATATTTAGGTATTGATACCTGCGCCGCAACAGGTTTATGTGCAGAGCGCTGCCCTGTGGATATTAATACTGGTGACCTGATCCGTAAGTTACGCCAACAACACTCCCCAATCGCCAATGTTATCGCGCGTTGGAGTAGCGATCACTTTGCAGGGTTAACCACTGCCACACAAGCTGGACTTAGTGTGGCTAACGGTATTCATACTGTTTTAGGGTCCAAGGCAATGCGTACTGTGACCAAAACCACCCGTAAACTCAGTGGCGGCGCAGTACCATTATGGACGCCGAGCATGCCGAAAGCAGCAGGTAAAGTGAAGTTATTAGCAAGTGATGGTCTGGCGCATAAAAAAGTCGTCTACTTCCCAAGTTGTGCAGCACGTAATATGGGCACTGCGAAGAATGCCATGGATAACCGCCCACTTGCTGAAGTGACGCAAGCTGTATTACAAAAAGCTGGTATCGAAGTAGTTATGCCAAGCAAGTTATCAGAAAAATGCTGTGGTATGCCGTATAAGAGTAAAGGTTTTGTGGATACTGCCTTGAGCAAATCAGCGCAGTTAGAAGCCGCATTATGGGAAGCATCAGAGCAAGGTAAATTACCGATATTAATGGATACTAGCCCGTGTGCGAGTACCAGTATTGAGCTGATGACCAAAGACATCTCGATTTATGAACCATTCCGCTTTGTGGCTGAGTTCGTGATGCAGCATGTTGATATTATCCCGCAACCAGAGCCTGTGATGTTGCATATTACCTGTACCTCACGTAAGCAAGGTTTAGCGGGTGTAATGGAAAAAGTCAGTCGTGCTTGTGCACAACAAGTGATTATTCCAGAAGATATTCAATGTTGTGGTTTTGCTGGTGATAAAGGCTTTACTACGCCAGAGCTTAACGCATCGGCCTTGTCACCATTAGCACGTCAAGTACCGAGTAATTGCAGTGAAGGTTATTCGAATAGCCGTACTTGTGAGATTGGTTTATCAGAGCACAGTGGTATTGAATATCGCTCGATATTGTATCTGGTAGATAAAGTAAGTGAAAAACGTGTTAGTTAGAAGCTCGCTTTAAACGAGTAATAATGAATAAGCAGGTCAATGGCCTGCTTATTTATTTCGTAACACTAAATAATCTCCCACAGTCCCAGTACCCTTACCTATCTCAACAAACCCTTTAGCAAGATAAAACTGCTTGGCGTTTTCATTCTTGACCATGCATTTCAACGTCTGCGGTCGACCATTCAGCTCTGTCAGCATAGTGAGTAATTTAGAACCAACGCCCATACCCTGCGCATCATCGGCAACAAACAAGTGATGGATGAAATTGTCCGGTTCATCAACGCTAATAAACCCCAGAACCTTATCACCAGTAACGGCTAAATAAATAGCTTCATCGGTAGTATCCGTATCAAAGTCCGTTAACTGATAGCCACTGCATTCCAGCCAAGTAAAAGTAGATGTCCTTGATGCCATATAAAGCGCACGTAAAGCCGGTAAATATTGCGGTGAGTAAGCTGCTATTTCCATATCTCCGTTATCTCCGTTATCTCCATATAATAAGTATCCCTAACTACGAACTTGGTTTTGCCAATAACGGTGTAATCCGTCGATATCTTCTGAACACATAAACGGCATTGCACCTTTCAGCAGTTCTTCCGTCCACGTCCACCATTGGATCTCGAGTAATATCGCAATTTGCTGCTCGGTAAAACGATAACGAATGTGTTTAGCTGGGTTTGCTCCGACGATAGAATAAGGTTTAACGTCCTTCGTCACCACAGCGCGGCTGGCAATAATAGCACCGTCACCCACTCTAACACCACTCATGATCATCGCTTCGGTGCCAATCCAAACGTCATTACCAATCACAGTATCACCTGCACGTTGAAAGCCGTCTTTTGCATCTGCAAAGTTTTCATTACCTTGATAGAAGAACGGAAAAGTGCTGACCCACTGATGTCGATGGCCTTGATTACCCGCCATCATAAACACTGCACCCGAACCAATAGAACAGTAACTGCCGATAATTAGCTTATCAACGTCAGTGCGATCAGGTAATAAATAACGCGCGCAATCATCAAAGCTATGATTATGATAATAGCCAGAATAATAACTGTGTTCACCAACAATAATATTTGGGTTTGTCACCTGTTCTTTTAGCGATTTACCCACAAACGGGCTTTCAAAATAATTGTTCAACCTAGGTTCCTTTACTTTCTCTTTGTCTCTGTCTCTGTCTTTAATCATGTATTAATCTGATGATTTTAACGTAGATCTGTACGGTGAATACCGTAAATCGCATGATCGACTATCTCGCCATTAACGTTTTCAGCGTTACTAATAATGCCTTCTAACGCCATATTCAAACGTTCGCATACCCGACGACTTGCGATATTGTCGACAGCGGCACATATCTCGACTTTGTCCATGCTTAACTCAGAGAATGCGTATTCAATTAAAAAACTCACCGCTTTCGTCACTATGCCCATGCCTTGGTATTTCTCACTTAACCAATAGCCAACCACAACTTTTTTAAGATCTTGATCAATATGGTTAAAACTGATACTACCCACCACGGTATGCTGATAAACCAACGCACAACTCATCGACTTACCTTCTGCATATCCTTGCAAGGATTTACGGACAAACTCAAGAAAGAAGGCTTCATTATTAGCATTAGTCGCCCACGGTAGCCATTTTGATAAATACGCACGTTCCGCCGTAACAATATCTAAATAACGACGAGCGAATGACGGCTGCACAATCGCTAATTGTAAGTCTGGATCAACATTTAATGTGAACATTTTTCTCTCGCCCTAAATAATTAATATATCCCCATACTAGGATTTATTAATACCTCAAACAAGGTAAATACGACAATATTGCATAAAAAAGAGAGCGGCCTTGATCTAGGCGGAAGAAAAGAAGATATTTTCTAGACAAGATAGCAGGCAAATGTCGAAGGCAGACACTCGGCTATGGTTCGCGCCATCTCAGCTTAATTAGGCTTGGGTATAACTAATAATATTGTGGATTGTCACAGGCTTTCCCGTCATATTACGGTAACCGTGCTGCTGGTCAGCATTAAACTTAACACTCTCCCCTTGCTTCAAAATATGCCATTCCTGTTCAATGCCAGCGGGAGTCAGCGTTAAAAAATATTCCATTGCCCCATCAACGGCAATAATATGCTCGACCACACCCGTATTATGCGGTGCCGAAATATGCGATCGCTGTGGATCTAACGTGATCTGGAATACTTCAATCTTAGTCAGTGCGTCATAAGGAAATAGTGTCACGATGTGAATATCTTGCTCACTATTGTCCAATTTATTTATCGGTTTATTGGCTGGCTGTGTTTGTGCAAAATCAGTCAAAAAGTAAGAAAGTGGTAACTCAAAACCATTGGCAATATTCCATAATCGCACCACGGTTGGGCTTGATTCACCGCGCTCAATTTGGCCTAGCATGGCTTTTGATACGCCAGTGTATTGACTGGTTTTGTCTAAACTCCAGCCTTTTTTACTACGCGCAGTTTTAAGACGCGAGCCTAAAGATGCATGAATATTGATAATAATGTCCTTTGTGATAACTCTGTTTGTAATCACTTTCGTTGTAAAAGTTTTTATAAAAATGAAACTTGTGCGTTATAACATACAGTGTTACTTTATCGAGATGTATCGTGCGTTATTACGCACAAAGACTTTATCACGAAATCGATAATTGGAGAAGCGGTGACAATGACCAGCACAATTTTAAATAGAATAAACATGGGGTTTATTGCTTCTTTAATCGGCTTTACCAGCTCTATCGCTTTAATATACCAAGCGGCTTCAAATCTAGGAGCAGACTTGGTAATGATATCAAGTTGGGTCTTTGCGTTGGGGCTTGGTATGGGGCTCTCCTCTATTGGCCTATCACTCTATTACCGCACCCCTCTGTTAATCGCATGGTCGACACCCGGTGCAGCACTATTAATCACCAGTACCCAAGGCTTTAGCATTAACGAAGCTGTCGCAGCCTT
This Moritella sp. 5 DNA region includes the following protein-coding sequences:
- a CDS encoding FAD-binding and (Fe-S)-binding domain-containing protein; its protein translation is MSDPYHILISKLRQSIDEKRIITDPTLTLAYGTDASFYRLIPKLILQLANLDEVVLVIKTCYDMAIPVTFRAAGTSLSGQALSDSVLIMLTSDWREHKVLNNGEQIWLQPGIIGAEANKILAPYQRKIGPDPASINTCKIGGIAANNSSGMCCGTAQNSYQTLAGMTVVLADGTVLNTLDNYSVAQFKMSHSEMLDDLTKLAQACKDNTALADKISHKYRLKNTTGYSLNSLTDYSDPIDILQHLFIGSEGTLGFIADVTYNTVIDHSFKATGLYLFADIEQTCLAVSALANTSIAAVELMDNRALNSVADKPGMPDFITQLAAEHNTEAAALLVEIHAENETSLNQQIAEISTLINQFNPTEAVEFSTDTKIYNQLWAIRKELFPAVGAVREVGTTVIIEDVAFPIEQLAAAVRDLEILFKKYHYDEAIIFGHALAGNLHFVFTQAFETEKEINRYSGFMDDVAQLVAVEYQGSLKAEHGTGRNMAPYVELEWGSEGYALMQEIKRIFDKTGILNPGVILNDNKNSHITDLKIMPAADDIIDKCIECGFCEPVCPSRELSLTPRQRNTVYREISRLQRSQDDPSRLAELEKSFKYLGIDTCAATGLCAERCPVDINTGDLIRKLRQQHSPIANVIARWSSDHFAGLTTATQAGLSVANGIHTVLGSKAMRTVTKTTRKLSGGAVPLWTPSMPKAAGKVKLLASDGLAHKKVVYFPSCAARNMGTAKNAMDNRPLAEVTQAVLQKAGIEVVMPSKLSEKCCGMPYKSKGFVDTALSKSAQLEAALWEASEQGKLPILMDTSPCASTSIELMTKDISIYEPFRFVAEFVMQHVDIIPQPEPVMLHITCTSRKQGLAGVMEKVSRACAQQVIIPEDIQCCGFAGDKGFTTPELNASALSPLARQVPSNCSEGYSNSRTCEIGLSEHSGIEYRSILYLVDKVSEKRVS
- a CDS encoding GNAT family N-acetyltransferase, with product MEIAAYSPQYLPALRALYMASRTSTFTWLECSGYQLTDFDTDTTDEAIYLAVTGDKVLGFISVDEPDNFIHHLFVADDAQGMGVGSKLLTMLTELNGRPQTLKCMVKNENAKQFYLAKGFVEIGKGTGTVGDYLVLRNK
- the catB gene encoding type B chloramphenicol O-acetyltransferase, with the translated sequence MNNYFESPFVGKSLKEQVTNPNIIVGEHSYYSGYYHNHSFDDCARYLLPDRTDVDKLIIGSYCSIGSGAVFMMAGNQGHRHQWVSTFPFFYQGNENFADAKDGFQRAGDTVIGNDVWIGTEAMIMSGVRVGDGAIIASRAVVTKDVKPYSIVGANPAKHIRYRFTEQQIAILLEIQWWTWTEELLKGAMPFMCSEDIDGLHRYWQNQVRS
- a CDS encoding GNAT family N-acetyltransferase → MFTLNVDPDLQLAIVQPSFARRYLDIVTAERAYLSKWLPWATNANNEAFFLEFVRKSLQGYAEGKSMSCALVYQHTVVGSISFNHIDQDLKKVVVGYWLSEKYQGMGIVTKAVSFLIEYAFSELSMDKVEICAAVDNIASRRVCERLNMALEGIISNAENVNGEIVDHAIYGIHRTDLR
- a CDS encoding helix-turn-helix domain-containing protein, with translation MITNRVITKDIIINIHASLGSRLKTARSKKGWSLDKTSQYTGVSKAMLGQIERGESSPTVVRLWNIANGFELPLSYFLTDFAQTQPANKPINKLDNSEQDIHIVTLFPYDALTKIEVFQITLDPQRSHISAPHNTGVVEHIIAVDGAMEYFLTLTPAGIEQEWHILKQGESVKFNADQQHGYRNMTGKPVTIHNIISYTQA